The DNA sequence TCAGGCTTGCGGTGATCAGCGGGATGATCCGGATTTTGTTGCATGTGACAAGTGCAATTTATGGTGGCATTTTTCGTGCGCCGGATTGACGGAACCCGCGGAAGCTGTGGAACAGCGGAAATGGTTGGGCGTGGCTTGCCAGGCTAAGGAACGGTCCGGCTTGATTCAGAGGACGCTGGTCAAGCACGCAGAACAAAGGGAAGCGGCAAATGCTATCCTCAATCTGGAGGAGGTTACGCAAAACGTGGCTGAGAAACATAACCTCAAACTGGTTGAGGTTATCCAACAAGCGGCAGAAACACCCATGCCTTTTTCAAGTGGGACAAGCTACAACGCGGTGAGCAAACTTAACCTCACTCCTGCTAAGGTATCCGACAGTGTGGCTAATCGGCTAGCCATTATGAAGCGGGGCAGGAGGCGGAGAGGAAACGGATGGAGCTCGAGTTGCAGCTGAAGTTTGTGAAGGATGAGGAGGACTTATTGTCCGAGGAGTTGGGTGTGATTGCGATTTCGGGAGCATCGACTGTGACACCGTCCCGGCCGGATGGAGAATCGATGCGAGGCTCGCAGCGGGATGAGCGTAGTCCCGCCCCGCGACTGGAAAGTGTTCATCGAAACGTGCCAACCGAATTACCTGAGTTTTCAGGGGACCCGGCGGAATGGCCGTGTTTATTGCGCACTACGATTACACAACGGAGAAATGTGGTTTTTCCAACTGGGAAAACATGATACGGCTGCAGAAGGCGCTCAAAGGACCTGCGCTAGAAGTTGTGCGAAGCCGTTTAGTGCTACCGGAGGTGGTGCCACAAGTGATTGCGACGCTGCGATCGCGCTATGGTCGGCCGGAACATCTTATTTCAGCGCTGATTGGGAAAATGCGTCGGATGCCTGTACCTTGCAGGGAGAAGCCCGATACTGTTGTGGCGTTCAGCGAGGCAGTGCGGAGCATGGTAGATCACATGCAGGCTGCTGGTCTACGGGCACACTTGAGCAACCCGTTGCTGCTGCAAGAGATCGTGGAAAGGTTGCCGATGAGCGAGCAGTACAGCTGGGCATGGCACATACGAGGCGTGACGGAACCGGATCTTATCGTGTTTGGCGAATTCATGACGGAATGGATGGACGATGCTGAAACGTTAACCAGGCTGGATTCACCCTCATTGAAAGCAGTAGACAGGAAGAAACCTAACACCAAGGGCTACGTGCATGCGTACGTGGAAAACCACGGAGCGACCACATCGGCATCAAGAGCCATCCAGGTAGGACAatcttgttttgtgtgtaaCAAACGGTGCTGAGCAAATGCTTCGTGTTTTAAGCAATGGCGGTGAAGGACCGCTGGCGGAAGGCCCGtgcacttttttatgttttagctGTCTGGAGCGGCACAACTGGCGGACGTGCCAAAACAGAGCGGTTTGCAGCATTGGTGGGTGCACGCGCCGACATCATGCGTTGCTACACGGCGCTGAGGAGTCTCCCGAGATCGGCTGCGAGCAGAATAATATAGAAAGCCGTGAAGGAGGAATCGATGGTGGTGTCATTGCGGAGAGTAACCATCACCAATACGTGTCATCGTCATCGAAGGCGCTCTTTCGAATAGTGCCTGTCACCGTGTATGGACCGGCTGCTACGGTGACGACATTTGCGTTTTTGGATGAAGGCTCGTCCATGACGCTGGTGGATGACGATTTGGCTGAACAATTAGGTGTTGAGGGCAAGGTGGAGCCACTTTGCATCCGTTGGACAGGCAACACTACAAGGGTCGAGGCTGGATCCAGACGAGTAAACCTGAAGGTGGGACCTGTTGGTTCTACAAAGCGGTTTGCCATCCACTCGGTACGGACTGTGCCAGGGCTAAACCCACCTCGACAATCCTTCGTGCAGGACGAAGGGAGATGGCAACATTTGGAGCGGCTACCGATTCGGCAATATCGGGATGCGGAACCCAAGCTGCTTATTGGGTTGGACAATTTGCGGTTGGCGGTTCCTATCAGGACGAAAGAGGGAGGCGTTGGTGATCCAATTGCAGTAAAGACACGTCTTGGATGGTGTATTTACGGAAAACCGGCGAATCTGGAGTGTGAGCGGTTGTTGCATATCTGAGAGTGCAACGACCGAGGCAGCATTCACGAGACGATTCGGGAATATTTCGACATGCAGTTGATTGGTGCTGCACACGACGTCGAATAGGATCCAGATGAGCGGCGTGCGAAGCAGATTCTGGACGCTACCACGGTACGAATCGGGAAGCGATTCGCATCGGGATTACTGTGGAGGAAAGATGACATCGAGCTACCTCCTAGCATCGCCATGGCGCGTCGTAGGTTCAATTGTTTGGAGAGGAGGATGGAGCGAGATGGACATCTTAAGGAACAAGTACATCGCCAGGTTCGAGATTTGTTGAGCAAGCAGTACGTTCACAAGGCTACGTTGCGTGAGCTGGAGGAGGCTGACCAGCGACGCGTATGGTATCTACCAATAGGGGTGGTTACCAACCCAAATAAACCTGGAAAGGTTCGGCTGATTTGGGACGCGGCAGCTAAAGGCGCATGGAACATCGTTTAACGACATGCTGCTGAAGGGACCAGACGAGCTGAGCTCGTTACTTGGCGTACTCTTCCGATTTCGTCTGTACGCAGTGGCGGCGTGTGCAGACGTGAAGGAGATGTTTTTGCAGATTATGATACGAAAGGAAGACAAACATGCGCAGCGTTTCTTGTGGCGTTACGAACCAACGGACGAGTTGGAAACCTACATCGTGGATGTTGTAATGTTCGGGTCTGCGTGTTCACCCGCAACGGCGCAGTATGTCAAGAACCGAAACGCACGAGAGCACATGGAACAATTCCCACAAGCGGTGGAGGGAATTATTGAAAGCACTTACGTAGATGACTTTCTAGACAGCTTCGAGACGGAAGAAGAAGCATGTCAGGTATCCCATGACGTAAGGGAGATCTTTAGGAACGGCGGATTCGAGTTGAGGAATTGGACCTCAAACAGTATGGAATTGATGAGATGTCTTGGCGAAGCAAATGGCGACATCAAATGTTTATCATCCATGGGAGATGAGGCGGAACGAGTATTGGGAATGCGATGGAACCCTGCATCTGACGAGCTTGGATTTTGCACTAGGGCGTGCACGGCGGTGTCTGACCTCTTGATAGCAGAGAGGATTCCAACGAAAAGAGAGGTATTGCGATGTGTGATGTCCCTTTATGATCCTCTTGGGCTGCTTGCAATGTTCGTGATCCACGGCAAGATCCTGATACAAGATCTTTGGCGAACTGGCACGCAGTGGGACGAAGAGATTAACGACACACAGGTGAGACATTGGCGTAGATGGATTGATCTGCTTCCGGTAATAGCAGACCTACGCATTCCAGGCAGTTACTTTGCGGCAGCATCGAGGAAGATGTACGAGAATGGCGAATGGCATTTGTTTGTCGATGCAAGTCAGCACGCTTATGCATGCGTCTTATATCTGAGGATATTTGACGATGCTGGGGAACCTCAGTGTACACTCATCGGGGGAAAGCTAAGGTGGCGCCACTGAAGCCACTTACTATTCCGAAGCTTGAGCTTCAGGCTTGCGCGTTGGGAGCGAGATTTTTACGCTACACGCAGGAGCATCATCCGATTAATGTGAGACGACGAGTGCTATGGTCGGACAGCACAGTTGCGCTGTCGTGGATAAGGTCGGATCCAAGAAACTACAAACCCTTCGTGGCTCATAGGGTGGTCGAAATACTGAAGAGCACATCGGCTGACGAGTGGAGATGGATGCCTACTGACCACAACCCGGCAGATGAGGCCACGAAGTGGAAGGGAAAGCCGAATTTCGACTTTGGTGGCAACTGGTTTCAAGGGCCAGAGTTCTTACTCCATGGGGAGGATGATTGGCCATCACAGAGGCACAACAGCGACAACCCGTCAGAAGAAATACGACAGGTAAATCTTCACGTGGAGGACTCTAACACCGGACTATTACCTATCCGGTATGAACGGTTCAGTCGATTGGAGAGGCTACAAAGGATGATTGGCTGGGTTGTCAGGTATGTAGGCAATCTGAGACGAAAGTATCGTGGCGAACCTATTCTAGGAGGAGTTCTACGACAAGAAGAACTCTATGAAGCGGATAAGATTCTGTGGAGGCAGACACAACTCGAGTACTATCCGGAAGAAGTTCGCATTCTGAGTTTGGACGATAACAATGGAAAACCTGGAGGAAGAACGGTATCGAAGCAAAGCCACATTTACCATCTATTGCCGTTTGTGGACGATGAAGGCGTATTGCGAATGCGAGGGAGGATAGGTGCATCGGTGGATGTTCCTTATTCTGCTAAGTATCCCGTTATACTGCCGAGGGGTTCCCGACTGGCTGAGTTGATGATA is a window from the Anopheles merus strain MAF chromosome X, AmerM5.1, whole genome shotgun sequence genome containing:
- the LOC121590863 gene encoding uncharacterized protein LOC121590863; the encoded protein is MLLKGPDELSSLLGVLFRFRLYAVAACADVKEMFLQIMIRKEDKHAQRFLWRYEPTDELETYIVDVVMFGSACSPATAQYVKNRNAREHMEQFPQAVEGIIESTYVDDFLDSFETEEEACQVSHDILIQDLWRTGTQWDEEINDTQVRHWRRWIDLLPVIADLRIPGSYFAAASRKMYENGEWHLFVDAMYTHRGKAKVAPLKPLTIPKLELQACALGARFLRYTQEHHPINVRRRVLWSDSTVALSWIRSDPRNYKPFVAHRVVEILKSTSADEWRWMPTDHNPADEATKWKGKPNFDFGGNWFQGPEFLLHGEDDWPSQRHNSDNPSEEIRQVNLHVEDSNTGLLPIRYERFSRLERLQRMIGWVVRYVGNLRRKYRGEPILGGVLRQEELYEADKILWRQTQLEYYPEEVRILSLDDNNGKPGGRTVSKQSHIYHLLPFVDDEGVLRMRGRIGASVDVPYSAKYPVILPRGSRLAELMIERYHRLYRHANNETVTNELRQQFQIPKLRALVTKTVKNCVFCKIRRSLPQVLPMAPLPKKRLTPFVRPFSYVGLDYFGPVLVKRGRSNEKRWIALFTCLTVRAIHLEVVHSLSTESCVLAVRRFVARRGAPVEIFSDNGTNFLSASRQLRREIEERNETLAAIFTNALTRWTFNPPGAPHMGGVWERMVRSLKAAISTVIQARTRRRDV